The DNA region TGGATTGCGGAGCTGCGGGATTTGATGTGGAAGAATGCGGGACTGCTGCGGGATGCCGCGGGGTTGCGGCAGGCGCAACGGGGGCTGGATGCGCTGGCAGTGACCATGCCGAGAGGCATGTTCCGGCGAGCGCTGGAGGCTCGCAATCTACATTTGGTCGCCGGGTTGATTGTGACAGCCGCGATGGGGCGGGAGGAGAGCCGGGGAGCGCACTATCGGAATGATTTTCCGGAGCGGCAGGCGGTTGCTCGGCACTCGGTAATGGCGGCTGGGCGGTTGGAGTTTGTGCGTTAAAGTTTCCAGCCCAGCGAACGAGTGTGCTCACTGGGCTGGGTATGGGTGGCGAGTGCGTTAGAAGCGGAAGTAGAAGCCGACGCCTGGCTCGAAGGTAGAGGTGTGGTGCAGAATGGTCAGGTAGTTCTGGCCGAAGTCTGGGGCGAGAAAGAAGACCTGGCGGAACTGGGCGCGGAAGCCGAAGTGGGGTGAGATCGCGTCCTCGGCTCCGATGGAGTAGTAATACGCCGCACGAGCCTGTTCGCGGAGGGACTGACCTCCGTAGGTGGTTGGGCGGAAGGCGATGGTGCCAGCGCCGGCGGAGACGAATGGCTGCAACGTCAATAGCTTCGGGGTGTGGGCTACGTAACCCAGAGTGTACTCGGAGGCGTTGGCCTGGACGCCTGCACTTGGAAGGCCACCTGTGGTGGGCGAGCCGAAGGGCGAAAAGGTCTCCGTGTAACGCGCATAGGTGTAGTTGCCTTCAAAGCCAACGAAGGGGGACTTGATGTAACGGACCGTTACCAAGGCTCCGAGAGTGTTGCCGGTCGAGAGATGAACGGTGAGGGGATTTCCATTCTGGTCGACCGGGCCGCTCTTGGGAGTGCCGCTGCCGGTGCCATTGAATTCGCCGATGCCGTTGACGCTGAAGTCGATGCGATCAAGCTGTTTAGAGAGACCAGAAGACTGAGCTTTTGCGGTGGGCGCCGCCAGGGTTGCGAGCAGGCAAAACAAAACACTCCAGACACAGGACAGGCGGGACACATTCAACATCGAGACGAGACTCCCTTGGTTGTTACATCTAGACAATACTTAAGTGCGGATTGACACTGATTTCAGTTTACCCCGGTTGCAGCGGCGGTGCGCCTCAGGAGGGCAGGGAATCTCCGGCGGGTTCGACGATGAGGGTGAGGCCGTCGACGCTGCGGACGAGGACGGAAGACCCCGCCGGTAGAGAGGACTGGCCGCGGAGAGAGGCTTGCCAGAGTTCGCCACGGATCGCGACCTGACCGTTCGGCGTGAGCGGCGTTTGCGTCACCGCGATGGCGCCGAGCATGGCTTGTGGACCGGTGAGTACCTTGCCGCGGCGGGCCCGGAGAGCGATCCAGGCGAGGCCGAAAGAGATGGCTCCGAAGCCAATGCCCGCTCCGATCGCGGTGCCAGTGTGCACCTGCATCTCGGGGACGCTGGAGTTGACCAGGGTGGCGAGGCCGAAGACCAGCGAGATGGTTCCGGCGAGGGCCAGCATACCGTGGCTGGCAAATTTAGTTTCGAGCACCATTAAAACCACGGCTGCGATAAGTAGAAGAATGGCCGTGTGACGGATCGGAAGCAGATTCAGGCCGAAGAGACTGAGTAGGATGAGAAGCGTTCCGAGGGAGCCGGGGATGATGGTGCCGGGAACATTGAATTCGAGATAGATGAGTAGACCTCCGAGGACAAGCAGGAGGACGGCAAGATTGGGGTCGGTCAGGCGAGTGAGAAGACGCTCGCGTACAGAGGGCGGGAATGCGGTGATGGCTGCTCCGTTGAGGTGCAGGGTCACGGTGCGGCCGTCGAAGCGTTTGATCTGGCGGCCATCGAGGGAGGAAAGAAGCGATTGGTCGCTGGTAGCGACGAGGTCGATCAGCTTGAGGTTGAGGGCCTCTTCGTCGCTGTAGGATTTCGAGTTGCGAACGGCGTCTTCGGCGGCCTGTACGTTGCGTCCGCGACGGGAGACGAAGGAGCGGAGGAACGCAGCGGCGTCGTTTTCGATCTTCTGCTTGAGGATGGCGTCGGGCTCGCGGCCTTCAGTGACGGGGTGGGAGGCACCGGCGTTAGTCCCCGGCGCCATGGCTGCAACGTCTGCTGATTCGAGCAGGAAGAAGCCCGCTGAACCGGCGCGGCTGCCGGTGGGGGAGATATAGACGATGACGGGGACGGGAGATTTCTCGATGGATTCGACCATGACCCGGGTTGAGTCCAGTAGCCCGCCCGGAGTGCCGAGGGAGACAATAACTGCACTGGCGTGGAGGCGGTCTGCTTCATCGAGGCCGCGCTGGAGATAGTCGGCGGTGATGGGCTGGACGGTATCGTGGATGGTCAGCTTGACGACGATGGGCTTTGCGGCGTCGGCTCGGGCGGCTTTGGACAGGAGACAGAAGAGTGCGATGAAGAGGGCGAAGACGAATTTCAGCGAGGTCTTCATGGGATGCGTTGTCCGCGCGCCAGCAGGGCCTGCCGCATGGCCAGAGCCGAGGGATCTTTTGGATTGATCTTGAGGGCATTGCTTACATCGGAGGCTGACGCTTCCATTTGCTTCGCCTGCAATTCGATCTTGGCCAGGACCAGATAGGCCGCGACGCTGGGATGGAGCTTGAGCGAGGTCTGCGCTTCGTTGCGAGCATCGTCGATATTGCCGGTGTGTTCGCGCACCTGGGCGAGGCCAGTGTGGGCGTCCGCGCTGGAGGGATCGGCAGTGATGGCCGCCTCGAACTCCTGTTCGGCTTCGGGGATGAGGCCTTGCGCCAGGTAATCGTTGCCGGACTGACTGTACTCGGCGGCCTGTTTCGCGGGGGGCAGGTCGGCGAGACGCATGGCGCGCATCTGGTCGAGTTGGAAGGCCGCTTGCCGGAAGGACGCTTCGGAATAAGTCCTGCGGATACGTTCGAGCGGTTCGAAGTCGGAGTCGTCGGCGGAGGGCGCGGCTGCTTTGGCGCCGTCGGCCTTGGGGGCGGTTGCGGGAGTGGGCTTGAGGCTTCGACCAGAGTGGATGCGGGCCTTCAGCAACACCGCCTCGTTGTCGGTGGGACGGAGTTTCAGGGTTTCATCGATCTCCCGCTCGGCTCCGGCGAAATCGCCCTGACGAAGTAGGGACACGGCGAGGTTATAGTGGTAGTCGGGATCGTTCGGGTCGGCGGTGGAGGCGCGCTGAAAGAGAGGAACGGCGTTGTGGCCCTGACGGCTGGCGGCGACGCCCTGATTGTTGACGACCTCGGGCAGGGGAAGACGGCTGGCGACGAAGGCAAAGGCGGCCTCGGCCTCGGCATATTTGCCAGAGTTGAAACGAGCGAGGCCGAGATAGAAGCCAGCCTCAAGTGCGCGACGGTCGCTGTGGGGGACCTTTGCGAGCGTTGCGGCGGCATGGTCGTAGTCGCGCTGGGTGAACTGCACCTTGCCTAGTGCGAGCAGAGCGGCAGGATAGTTCGGTGTTAGGCCGATGGCCATCTGCAGGCGCTTGATCTGCTCTTTCGGCGAGGCGGCGCTGATGCCGCGGATGTAATTCTCGAAGGAACTGAGGGGAACACCTCCGGCGGCACTGAGGAAGGTCTGCTGGGCAACGTTGAAGTGGGGATCGAGGTGCTTTGCGATGGTCCACGCGATAGAGTTTTCGACATCGAAGAGGCGTGGCAGATCGCTTGAATCGGCGAGCGGTTGCGACAGACTCAGTTTGTCGACGTTGAGCACCTGCGCCTGGACGTTGATGCGGCCCTTGGTGACGGTGTAGCTGCCGACGATGACGAAGTTGGCATCAAGGGTCTGGGCGATGCGGATCGTGGTGGCGCGGGTGGGCTTGAAGTCCACGGGGAGGCCGAGATGGTCGAGCGCAAACTGACGGTCGTCGGTGGAGATGGTAAAGAACCCGGCTGAGGTGAGGCGCTGATTCAGCGTATCGGGGAACGAGTCGCCGATCCAATCGAGATTAGGCTGGCCGGAGCGGTTGTCGAAGGGAAGGACAAGCACGACGCGGCCCATGGCCTGCGGTGGCTCGGCGCTTTGTGCCGCTTGTGCGTAGCTGGGAGTGGCCGGAAGGCAGCACAGAATGAGTGCTATGGGTAGCCATTGTTTTACGAGGATCGAGCGCAGGTTTAACGGTCTCAGCACAGCTATGAGTATAGAGCTTGAGAGTTAGCGCGGCAGGGCAAGTGATGCATCGACGATGCGGGGAAAGCGGAGGACGGCGACCCACTCGCCTTTGCGGTGCGCCTGCCAGACGACCTCTCCATGCAGCAGGGCTGCGGCTGCGGCGGGGTGCATGTCTTGATGGAAGTCGAAGAATTTAGTGTCGGCTGATTCGTTTCGTTTGCCGAGATTCACCGCCCCGGGTGGCGGCTCCCACTTGGTGGAGAAGATGAAGGCGGTGTCGTAGGCTCCGGGATCGGCCGCGGCCTTTTGCATCTGCTCGGCGGAAAAGTTCGAAATTCCTATGGTTTTGATGGGGTGGTGAGTGTAGCCGATCTCGGGGCGCGACAGTTCGGATGTTGCTGGCCATGCGGTAAGGACTGTTGCCTGGGGATAATTTTGTTCGATGAAGTGGATGGCCTGCTGGTGCAGGACGATCATGTCGCGGTAGGTGAGGTTGTCTTCGGGGGCGAAGGCGTAGGGCGGATTGATCCAGATAGCTGAGAGGAAGGCCGCTGCGCTGAGCGCAGCAATGAGCCACCATCGGCGGAGATGGCGACGCCACGTCGAGACGCAGATCAGCAGGACCAGCGGATACATCGGCAGGAGATAGCGGGTGAGCAGCGCTCCACCAAGCACCGAGAAGGCCATCCAGTTGGCGAGAAGGACGACTGCGATGGCTTTGAGGGCTGACTTGCGAATGTTCTGTGGTGCGGTCGCCGACGTTACAGGTATGAGAAACACAGCTACCGTGGCGACGACAGGAACGAACATGTTCATGTGTGTCGTCAGGTGGAGGAAGCGGTGCCAGAGGCAGAGCGCGATGCGGTAGGCGCTGAGGTTTGCGGTGGCGTTGTAGCGGAGGAACTCGGGATTGCCGAAGACGAAGCCAGTGCGGTGGTAGTGATAGGCGTACCAGGCCGCGAGAGGTGCAATGGGGGAGAGGAGCGCGGCCATCCACCTTAGGGTGTCGCGCTTTTTGCGGTTCTGGAGATAGAGGACAGCCTCCCACAGCGCGAGGGCTATGGGGGTGATGATCGCAGTCTCCTTGGAGAGCGCGGAGAGCGAGAACATGATCGCTGCGAGGATCTGGTTCTTAGCGGTGCTTTGATTTGCGGCGTCGCGGTCGAAGTAAAACGCCAATCCCCAGAGGGTGAAGGCGGCGGCGAAGATATCGGCGTGGGCAAGCGTGCTCTGCGCGTACCAGATGGGATAGACGGCGGTGAGAAAGGCGACCACCGCGGCTGCGGCGGCTCCGGCTAGAGTTCTGGTGAGTTTGTAGACGCCGAGCAGTGCCGAGGCGCTTACGATGCAGACGAGCGTGCGCGTGCCGCTGACCACGAATCCGGAGAGATGCCACCACCCTGCGAGAAGGATGGAAGGCAGCGGCGGATGGGCGTTGGTGACGGTGGTCTGCGGGATGAGACTGCCGGTGCGGAAGAAGTCCCACGCGGCAGGGATGTAGTAGCCGCCTTCGTCCCAGAAGTAGGGCAGACGAAGTAGGGTCAGGTGCGATAGATAAACGACGGCGAAGAAGAGTGGGAAGAGCATCCAGAGGGGGATGTCCCCGGATGCGGAGTTGGTAGGTTTCTCGAGGGTGCGCACGCTCTTAGTGGACGGGGCCGTTGGGCTGCGGGGGAACCTGCTCCAGTGTGATCTGGCCGAAGGCCTGCTCGTACTGAGCGAGGTTGTGGCCGAGGATGTTCCAGAGGGCTTTGGCCTGCTGCGGGCTGAGGTAGATGCCCTCGAAGTTCTTTACATGAAGTTCATCGGGGCTGTCCTGGGTCATGGTGCCGAAGACGAGAAAGAAGTCCCAGACGCTCATGCGGACCTGAACACTGTTGGCGTAGTCTTCGCGGTAGTTCTCCGTGTTGGTAAGTCGGAGTACGGGCGGTTCGGTCGGCTGGCTGGGCTGGCTCATTTGGATCGCTTTCAGGCTTACATGGTGGGACGGTGGTAAAAGAATTTGGTGCGAAAGGGGGGACTTGAACCCCCACGGATTGCTCCGCCAGATCCTAAGTCTGGTGCGTCTGCCAATTTCGCCACTTTCGCATGTTGTATAGCTTGTTCATTTTTAAGTGCTGCTTTATGCCTGCGTGATTGCATGTCTCATCGTGATCGGCTCAACTATCAACCAGCCTACTGGTTAAGGTGGGGCGAATGCAATGGGAGCGATCGTTCAAGTTGCCAGAGTTCGGTAGTCAACAGACCGGCGAGCGAATGGTGATGGCCGATGCGAGTGAGTCCGGCTTGGATGAGAGGCGCTGCGTGGTCGGGCAGGTGAGTCGTGCGGAGGCCGGTGAGGAGACGGAAGGCGAGATACAGGGTGCGCACGATGATCCGGCCAGGGAGGCGCATGGAGCCAGATGGGATGCGGAAGTCGGAGATGAGCCAAAGGGCTCCGGGTGAGAGGGTGGGGGCGATGCGGTTGACGAGGGCTTCGAGATCGGGCTGGGCGAGGCAGTCGAGGAAGAAGTGGGTGACGACGAGGTCGTAGGGGCCAGTGGGCGCAAAGGTGAGGGCGCTGGTGTTGTGAATTTGGAGGCGGGTGGTGCTGCCTTTGCAACGTTTGCT from Edaphobacter paludis includes:
- a CDS encoding glycosyltransferase family 39 protein; translated protein: MLFPLFFAVVYLSHLTLLRLPYFWDEGGYYIPAAWDFFRTGSLIPQTTVTNAHPPLPSILLAGWWHLSGFVVSGTRTLVCIVSASALLGVYKLTRTLAGAAAAAVVAFLTAVYPIWYAQSTLAHADIFAAAFTLWGLAFYFDRDAANQSTAKNQILAAIMFSLSALSKETAIITPIALALWEAVLYLQNRKKRDTLRWMAALLSPIAPLAAWYAYHYHRTGFVFGNPEFLRYNATANLSAYRIALCLWHRFLHLTTHMNMFVPVVATVAVFLIPVTSATAPQNIRKSALKAIAVVLLANWMAFSVLGGALLTRYLLPMYPLVLLICVSTWRRHLRRWWLIAALSAAAFLSAIWINPPYAFAPEDNLTYRDMIVLHQQAIHFIEQNYPQATVLTAWPATSELSRPEIGYTHHPIKTIGISNFSAEQMQKAAADPGAYDTAFIFSTKWEPPPGAVNLGKRNESADTKFFDFHQDMHPAAAAALLHGEVVWQAHRKGEWVAVLRFPRIVDASLALPR
- a CDS encoding DUF3467 domain-containing protein — its product is MSQPSQPTEPPVLRLTNTENYREDYANSVQVRMSVWDFFLVFGTMTQDSPDELHVKNFEGIYLSPQQAKALWNILGHNLAQYEQAFGQITLEQVPPQPNGPVH
- a CDS encoding outer membrane beta-barrel protein, which produces MLNVSRLSCVWSVLFCLLATLAAPTAKAQSSGLSKQLDRIDFSVNGIGEFNGTGSGTPKSGPVDQNGNPLTVHLSTGNTLGALVTVRYIKSPFVGFEGNYTYARYTETFSPFGSPTTGGLPSAGVQANASEYTLGYVAHTPKLLTLQPFVSAGAGTIAFRPTTYGGQSLREQARAAYYYSIGAEDAISPHFGFRAQFRQVFFLAPDFGQNYLTILHHTSTFEPGVGFYFRF
- a CDS encoding tetratricopeptide repeat protein, producing MLRPLNLRSILVKQWLPIALILCCLPATPSYAQAAQSAEPPQAMGRVVLVLPFDNRSGQPNLDWIGDSFPDTLNQRLTSAGFFTISTDDRQFALDHLGLPVDFKPTRATTIRIAQTLDANFVIVGSYTVTKGRINVQAQVLNVDKLSLSQPLADSSDLPRLFDVENSIAWTIAKHLDPHFNVAQQTFLSAAGGVPLSSFENYIRGISAASPKEQIKRLQMAIGLTPNYPAALLALGKVQFTQRDYDHAAATLAKVPHSDRRALEAGFYLGLARFNSGKYAEAEAAFAFVASRLPLPEVVNNQGVAASRQGHNAVPLFQRASTADPNDPDYHYNLAVSLLRQGDFAGAEREIDETLKLRPTDNEAVLLKARIHSGRSLKPTPATAPKADGAKAAAPSADDSDFEPLERIRRTYSEASFRQAAFQLDQMRAMRLADLPPAKQAAEYSQSGNDYLAQGLIPEAEQEFEAAITADPSSADAHTGLAQVREHTGNIDDARNEAQTSLKLHPSVAAYLVLAKIELQAKQMEASASDVSNALKINPKDPSALAMRQALLARGQRIP
- a CDS encoding class I SAM-dependent methyltransferase; translation: MNLEPNFNSIARPYRWLEYLTLGRALERCRLHFLPLLLDQKRALVIGDGDGRFLASLMAANHHIQVDAVDTSATMLELLSKRCKGSTTRLQIHNTSALTFAPTGPYDLVVTHFFLDCLAQPDLEALVNRIAPTLSPGALWLISDFRIPSGSMRLPGRIIVRTLYLAFRLLTGLRTTHLPDHAAPLIQAGLTRIGHHHSLAGLLTTELWQLERSLPLHSPHLNQ
- a CDS encoding nodulation protein NfeD, which gives rise to MKTSLKFVFALFIALFCLLSKAARADAAKPIVVKLTIHDTVQPITADYLQRGLDEADRLHASAVIVSLGTPGGLLDSTRVMVESIEKSPVPVIVYISPTGSRAGSAGFFLLESADVAAMAPGTNAGASHPVTEGREPDAILKQKIENDAAAFLRSFVSRRGRNVQAAEDAVRNSKSYSDEEALNLKLIDLVATSDQSLLSSLDGRQIKRFDGRTVTLHLNGAAITAFPPSVRERLLTRLTDPNLAVLLLVLGGLLIYLEFNVPGTIIPGSLGTLLILLSLFGLNLLPIRHTAILLLIAAVVLMVLETKFASHGMLALAGTISLVFGLATLVNSSVPEMQVHTGTAIGAGIGFGAISFGLAWIALRARRGKVLTGPQAMLGAIAVTQTPLTPNGQVAIRGELWQASLRGQSSLPAGSSVLVRSVDGLTLIVEPAGDSLPS